Within the Terriglobia bacterium genome, the region ACCACCCCGGCTGGTTCTCCAGCTCCTTCGTATAACTGCGGCTTCTCGATCGACGGCGCATCGACGATTGCGTTCGCAGCGATTGCGCCGCCCGCCGGATCCTTACCCACCGCAATCCCAGCCGTCATGGCCGTTCCCCAGGGCGCAGTCCGCTCCCAGGGTGGCTTCGTCGAACTGGGCTTCCCGCTCTCCCGCATCTTCCAGGCGGATCCGACGGGACGCAATGCCGGGTGGACGCTCAATCTCCACTACGGTTTGGATTCGGTCAATGCCAAGGACGCTCGCAGGGGGAGCGGAACGGCTCAGAAGCAGTCCAGCTGGGGGTTCGCCAACCTGCAGTACAAACTCAACCAGTACGTGACCTTCGGCTACGAGCTGGGCCATTACCAGACGATCGACCTCGGTAAGACCTTGTTCGAAGGCGTAAACCACCACGTCGTGCACGATCTCCACTCGGAGTTCGCGACCATCTTCACCTTCTGACACAACTCCACAAACCAACCGGGGCGGCCTCGTGCCGCCCCGTTCTGCTGCATCCGGGTTGCACTTTTTCCCTGGCGGCGTATGATGTGGCCGCCTAATCAGGGGGGAGGCTCTTTACCATTCCCGCTCGAACTCCCAAAGGAGGGATTTCCCATGGCAAAAAAGAAGACCGGCCGCTGGACACGACGGGACTTCGTGAAAACAGTGGGTACCGGCGCTCTGGTAGCCGGGGTCGGACCTGCATTCCTTTTTCCCGAACGAGCGCAGGCTCAGCAGAAGACCCTCAAGATCGGCCAGTGGAGCCACTTCGTCCCCGATTACGACAAGTGGTTCGATAACGAGTTCACGAAGGCGTGGGGACAGAAGCACAACACCAACGTCGTCGTGGACCACATCAACCTCAACGAGCTGAAGACCCGCGCCACCGCCGAGGTTTCGGCCAAGAAGGGCCATGACCTGTTCATGTTCCTGTCGCCGCCCGCCGCCTTCGAGCAGCAGGTCATTGACATGTCCAACGTGTACAAAGAGGTGGAGAAGCAGCACGGCAAGAAGATCTCCCTGGCGGAGAAATCCACCTACAACCCCAAGACCAAGAAGTACTTCGCCTTCTCCGACTCCTATGTGCCCGATCCGGGCAACTACTACAAGGAGTGGTGGGCGGAAGCGGGCTATCCCAATGGCCCCGACACCTACGACGACCTGCGCGCCGGCGCCAAGAAGATCCGCGACAAGAACGGACATCCCTGCGGCATCGGCCTGTCCCAGGAGCTCGACACCAGCATGGCCATGCGCGCCATTCTCTGGTCTTTCGGCGGCAAAGAGCAGGACGAGCAAGGCAACGTAGCCATCAACTCCAAGGAGACTATCGAGGCCTTGAAGTTCATGAAGGCCCTCTTCCAGGAATCGGAGACTCCGGAGGTCTTCACCTGGGATCCTTCCAACAACAACCGCGCCATGCTGGCGGGCAAGACCTCGTTCGTGATGAACGCCATCTCCATCACCCGGCAGGCGGAGCGCGAGCACCAGGAGATCTCCAAGCACATCATGATCTCCAAGGCGCTCAAGGGGCCGGCCAAGCGCCTGGCCGCCGAACACGTCATGGACTGCTACGTCATCTGGGAATTC harbors:
- a CDS encoding extracellular solute-binding protein — encoded protein: MAKKKTGRWTRRDFVKTVGTGALVAGVGPAFLFPERAQAQQKTLKIGQWSHFVPDYDKWFDNEFTKAWGQKHNTNVVVDHINLNELKTRATAEVSAKKGHDLFMFLSPPAAFEQQVIDMSNVYKEVEKQHGKKISLAEKSTYNPKTKKYFAFSDSYVPDPGNYYKEWWAEAGYPNGPDTYDDLRAGAKKIRDKNGHPCGIGLSQELDTSMAMRAILWSFGGKEQDEQGNVAINSKETIEALKFMKALFQESETPEVFTWDPSNNNRAMLAGKTSFVMNAISITRQAEREHQEISKHIMISKALKGPAKRLAAEHVMDCYVIWEFAENKDGAQQFLIDYIDSFKDAFNASKWYNFPCFPKTVPDLQKTIVNDPAAEPPDKYKVLGDVLDWATNVGYPGYASAAIDEAFTTWVIPTHFAKVARGDETPEEGAKALETEYKRIWERWK